Proteins found in one Corynebacterium freneyi genomic segment:
- the glmS gene encoding glutamine--fructose-6-phosphate transaminase (isomerizing): MCGIVGYVGRQPALDIAVEALRRMEYRGYDSAGIAVLDGAGGVNVEKKAGKLANLENELDAAGRDRFAGEACIGHTRWATHGRPTDANAHPHVSYDGKVAIVHNGIIENFAPLRAELEAAGVELKSDTDSEVACHLLARAYNGEDESGTAGDFEASALAVLNRLEGAFTLLFTHADHADRIIAARRSTPLIVGVGGDGMYLGSDVAAFIAHTKEAVELGQDNVVVITADDYRIMGFDGTEQSGRPFTIDWDLAAAEKGGYDSFMIKEIHEQPGAVRDTLAGHLVDGRVVLDEQRMTDQDLRDIEKVFVVACGTAYHSGLLAKYAIEHWVRIPVEIEVASEFRYRDPVLDRQTLVVAISQSGETADTLEAVRHAKSQGARVLAVCNTNGAQIPRESDAVLYTHAGPEIGVAATKSFLAQVAANYIVGLALAQARGTKYPDEVTREYRELESIPDKIAQVVAMQEQIYDIARELGAIPTMLFLGRHVGFPVALEGALKLKELAYIHAEGFPAGELKHGPIALIEEDLPVVVVVPSPKGRAVLHSKIVSNIQEIRARGAKTIVIAEKGDEKVRPFANYLIEIPESSTLLQPLLSTIPLQFLAAEIARQCGNEDIDKPRNLAKSVTVE, translated from the coding sequence CTCGGCGGGAATCGCCGTCCTCGACGGTGCCGGCGGCGTCAACGTGGAGAAGAAGGCCGGCAAGCTCGCCAACCTGGAAAACGAGCTCGACGCCGCCGGGCGCGACCGTTTCGCCGGTGAGGCCTGCATCGGCCACACCCGGTGGGCCACGCACGGCCGCCCGACCGACGCCAACGCGCACCCGCACGTCTCCTACGACGGCAAGGTCGCCATCGTCCACAACGGCATCATCGAAAACTTCGCCCCGCTGCGCGCCGAACTGGAGGCCGCCGGCGTCGAGCTGAAGTCCGACACCGACTCCGAGGTCGCCTGCCACCTGCTGGCCCGCGCCTACAACGGCGAGGACGAGTCCGGCACCGCCGGTGATTTCGAGGCCTCCGCCCTGGCGGTGCTGAACCGCCTCGAGGGCGCGTTCACCCTGCTGTTCACCCACGCCGACCACGCGGACCGCATCATCGCGGCCCGCCGCTCCACCCCGCTGATCGTGGGCGTGGGCGGCGACGGCATGTACCTCGGCTCCGACGTGGCGGCGTTCATCGCCCACACCAAGGAGGCCGTGGAACTGGGCCAGGACAACGTCGTGGTCATCACCGCCGACGACTACAGGATCATGGGTTTCGACGGCACGGAGCAGTCCGGCCGCCCGTTCACCATCGACTGGGACCTCGCCGCCGCGGAGAAGGGCGGCTACGACTCCTTCATGATCAAGGAGATCCACGAGCAGCCCGGCGCCGTCCGCGACACCCTGGCCGGCCACCTGGTCGACGGCCGCGTCGTCCTCGACGAGCAGCGCATGACGGACCAGGATCTGCGGGACATCGAGAAGGTCTTCGTCGTCGCCTGCGGCACGGCGTACCACTCGGGCCTGCTGGCCAAGTACGCCATCGAGCATTGGGTGCGCATCCCGGTGGAGATCGAGGTCGCCTCGGAGTTCCGCTACCGTGACCCGGTCCTGGACCGGCAGACGCTGGTGGTGGCCATCTCGCAGTCCGGCGAGACCGCCGACACGCTGGAGGCCGTGCGCCACGCGAAGTCGCAGGGCGCCCGCGTGCTGGCGGTGTGCAACACCAACGGCGCGCAGATCCCCCGCGAGTCCGACGCGGTGCTGTACACCCACGCCGGCCCGGAGATCGGCGTCGCCGCCACGAAGTCCTTCCTGGCGCAGGTCGCCGCGAACTACATCGTCGGCCTGGCGCTGGCGCAGGCCCGCGGCACGAAGTACCCCGACGAGGTCACCCGCGAGTACCGCGAGCTGGAGTCCATCCCGGACAAGATCGCGCAGGTCGTGGCGATGCAGGAGCAGATCTACGACATCGCCCGCGAGCTCGGCGCGATTCCGACGATGCTGTTCCTGGGCCGTCACGTCGGCTTCCCGGTGGCCCTGGAGGGTGCGCTGAAGCTGAAGGAGCTGGCGTACATCCACGCCGAGGGCTTCCCGGCCGGCGAGCTGAAGCACGGCCCGATCGCCCTGATCGAGGAGGATCTGCCGGTGGTCGTGGTGGTGCCGTCGCCGAAGGGCCGTGCGGTGCTGCACTCGAAGATCGTGTCGAACATCCAGGAGATCCGCGCCCGCGGCGCCAAGACGATCGTGATCGCGGAGAAGGGCGACGAGAAGGTCCGCCCGTTCGCGAATTACCTCATCGAGATCCCGGAGTCGTCGACGCTGCTGCAGCCGCTGCTGTCGACGATCCCGCTGCAGTTCCTGGCCGCGGAGATC